A genome region from Pseudanabaena sp. Chao 1811 includes the following:
- a CDS encoding cation-translocating P-type ATPase, producing the protein MAIETTDPAPAPAYWHTLGVDEALQELQSDPEQGITSQEVAIRFDRYGANELTEKVGRLPLQIFIDQFTNIMLLMLMAVAVVSAFLDIQAKEFPKDAIAISSIVLLNGILGYMQETNAEKALAALKRLSSPRVRVIRNGEIIETNGKELVPGDIMLLEAGVQIAADGRLIEEQNLQVRESALTGEAEAVNKEANLILEADASLGDRLNCVYQGTEVVQGRAKVLVTKTGMRTELGKIAALIQDVETEDTPLQQRMSQLGNVLVTGSLILVGLVVGIGLLNKGNFGELLKTSLSMAVAVVPEGLPAVVTVTLALGTQRMVRRNALIRRLPAVETLGSVTTICSDKTGTLTQNKMVVQGIRTGQHSLQVSGDGYAPTGEFTILGSSPEDSHLTVNNIPEVQQLLMACVFCNDSILQQKDGEWIIIGDPTEGALLVLASKGGCDFSEWQHRMPRVFEVPFSSERKRMSVLVQGEQGGNVLFCKGSPELTLECCTHIQIGDQIHAIADFQRQHVLAQNNELASRGLRVLGFAYRTFSELPEGGLTEKDESNLVWVGLVGMLDAPRPEVREAVKRCREAGIRPVMITGDHQLTAKAIAEDLGIAYKGEQVITGKELELMSQSDLEQQVNQVSVYARVSPEHKLRIVQALQKQHHFVAMTGDGVNDAPALKQADIGIAMGITGTDVSKEASDMILLDDNFATIVAAAEEGRVVYTNIRRFIKYILGSNIGEVITIAIAPMLNFSVPLIPLQILWMNLVTDGLPALALAVEPAEPNVMKRPPVDPRENIFARGMGAYMVRIGIVLSIITISLMVWAHGYTNANFNDVYLPNRWETMVFTTLCIAQMGHAIAIRSNTQLTIELNPMTNPFVWGSVIMTTVLQLVLIYVEPFRIFFGTYLITPTELAVCFGFSALMFVWIELEKLVIRWWLWQRQS; encoded by the coding sequence ATGGCAATAGAGACAACCGATCCTGCGCCTGCTCCTGCCTATTGGCATACTCTTGGGGTTGATGAAGCACTTCAGGAACTGCAAAGTGATCCAGAGCAAGGGATTACCAGTCAAGAAGTCGCGATCAGATTTGATCGCTATGGCGCAAATGAGTTAACTGAAAAAGTTGGGCGATTGCCTCTCCAAATTTTCATCGATCAGTTTACAAATATCATGCTGCTGATGCTGATGGCAGTAGCCGTAGTTTCCGCATTTCTCGATATTCAGGCTAAAGAATTTCCCAAAGATGCGATCGCCATTTCTTCCATTGTGCTGCTCAATGGAATTCTCGGCTATATGCAGGAAACCAATGCCGAAAAAGCACTTGCCGCTCTCAAGCGTCTTTCTTCCCCAAGGGTAAGAGTGATTCGCAATGGCGAAATTATAGAAACTAATGGCAAAGAATTAGTACCTGGTGACATCATGCTCCTGGAAGCAGGTGTCCAAATCGCCGCTGATGGAAGATTAATTGAAGAACAAAATCTGCAAGTACGTGAATCTGCGCTCACAGGCGAAGCCGAAGCGGTTAACAAAGAAGCCAATCTGATCTTAGAAGCCGATGCGAGTTTAGGCGATCGCCTCAATTGTGTTTATCAAGGCACTGAGGTTGTCCAAGGACGCGCCAAAGTGTTAGTCACAAAAACGGGAATGCGGACTGAGTTAGGCAAAATAGCCGCCCTCATTCAAGATGTGGAAACAGAAGACACGCCTCTGCAACAGCGCATGTCCCAGCTAGGCAATGTGTTGGTAACTGGTTCCTTAATTTTAGTAGGTCTAGTTGTGGGTATCGGGTTACTCAACAAAGGTAATTTCGGTGAATTACTGAAAACTTCCCTTAGTATGGCAGTAGCTGTAGTTCCTGAAGGTTTACCTGCGGTGGTGACAGTCACGCTTGCTTTAGGTACACAGCGCATGGTGAGGAGAAATGCACTGATTCGCCGGTTACCCGCTGTAGAAACTCTGGGTTCTGTCACAACAATTTGTTCTGACAAAACAGGAACACTCACTCAAAATAAAATGGTAGTGCAGGGTATTCGCACAGGGCAGCATTCCCTCCAAGTCTCAGGGGATGGATATGCGCCAACGGGTGAGTTTACGATCTTAGGAAGCTCTCCAGAGGATTCGCATCTAACCGTTAACAATATTCCTGAAGTTCAGCAGTTATTAATGGCTTGCGTCTTCTGTAATGATTCAATTCTGCAACAAAAAGATGGCGAATGGATAATCATTGGTGATCCTACAGAAGGTGCATTGCTAGTACTGGCTAGTAAAGGTGGTTGTGATTTCTCAGAATGGCAGCATCGGATGCCCCGTGTGTTTGAAGTTCCCTTCTCCTCTGAGCGCAAGCGTATGAGTGTACTGGTGCAGGGTGAACAGGGCGGTAATGTGCTTTTTTGCAAAGGTTCCCCTGAATTAACCCTAGAATGTTGCACCCATATTCAAATTGGTGATCAGATTCACGCGATCGCTGATTTTCAAAGGCAGCATGTACTCGCGCAAAATAATGAGCTTGCTAGTCGTGGGTTGCGCGTCCTTGGTTTTGCCTATCGCACTTTTTCTGAACTTCCCGAAGGTGGCCTTACCGAAAAAGATGAAAGTAATTTAGTCTGGGTGGGATTAGTAGGAATGCTTGATGCCCCACGTCCAGAAGTTCGTGAAGCTGTGAAGCGCTGCCGTGAAGCTGGCATTCGTCCTGTCATGATTACGGGTGATCATCAACTCACTGCTAAGGCGATCGCTGAAGATTTGGGTATTGCTTATAAAGGCGAGCAAGTGATCACAGGCAAAGAACTAGAACTCATGAGCCAATCTGACCTAGAGCAGCAGGTTAATCAGGTCAGCGTCTATGCCCGAGTCTCTCCTGAGCATAAATTACGGATTGTCCAAGCTTTGCAAAAGCAACATCACTTTGTCGCAATGACAGGGGATGGGGTAAACGATGCCCCTGCCCTCAAACAGGCTGACATTGGCATTGCCATGGGCATTACAGGCACGGACGTATCTAAAGAAGCTAGCGACATGATCCTCTTGGATGATAACTTCGCCACGATAGTTGCTGCTGCTGAAGAAGGTCGTGTTGTTTATACAAATATTCGCCGCTTCATCAAATATATTCTTGGTAGCAACATTGGCGAAGTAATCACGATCGCGATCGCGCCAATGTTGAATTTCTCAGTTCCCTTAATTCCTTTGCAAATTTTGTGGATGAATCTCGTTACCGATGGTTTACCTGCCCTTGCCCTTGCCGTTGAACCAGCCGAACCAAATGTCATGAAACGCCCACCTGTTGATCCCCGTGAAAATATTTTTGCGAGAGGCATGGGAGCATATATGGTGAGAATTGGGATTGTCCTTTCGATTATCACAATTTCCCTCATGGTCTGGGCGCATGGCTATACCAATGCCAATTTCAATGATGTTTATTTACCAAATCGCTGGGAAACAATGGTATTTACAACCCTTTGTATTGCCCAAATGGGACATGCGATCGCCATTCGCTCCAACACCCAGCTCACCATTGAGCTAAACCCCATGACCAATCCTTTTGTATGGGGATCGGTGATTATGACCACAGTTTTGCAATTAGTGCTAATTTATGTGGAACCGTTCCGTATTTTCTTTGGTACATACTTAATCACCCCTACCGAATTAGCAGTTTGTTTTGGTTTTAGCGCCTTAATGTTTGTTTGGATAGAATTGGAGAAATTGGTAATTCGTTGGTGGCTATGGCAACGCCAATCCTGA
- a CDS encoding helix-turn-helix domain-containing protein, producing the protein MSNNPFLPQRLVGRQTELEQISQILLADGDLLIAGVAGSGRRTLVKWAAQNVGARVITLDCLRATDGDRFLKLLAASLLNAFDRPEELLMLQKLLKEQPVTFEVTEQSKTRMVWKLTTAGIWNLFQNLLSIPQQMAEWLDCRVAIVLHNFTHIRSWDRKGEWEEYLRREIQLQSRVSYVLIATVPEPWMHKLSIHVVELPPLSNTELCEWLEATMQSKGLKFADSQTLQLFTDYIQGNLSDAIALTRRIWQDCLTQTKFPTHSEFLIQSHHVHQNMLELIEDLAPTFESLIMLLPPTQVRVLESLAIDPTVSPHSREYIQRHQLSKGGSLQGALDSLEQKGLVYGAKYGYRIALPTLQFWLKQRLG; encoded by the coding sequence ATGAGTAACAATCCTTTTTTGCCCCAGAGATTGGTAGGCAGACAAACAGAACTAGAGCAGATCAGTCAAATTTTGCTAGCAGATGGTGATTTGCTGATCGCAGGTGTCGCAGGCAGTGGTCGCAGAACTCTGGTTAAATGGGCGGCGCAAAATGTAGGTGCAAGGGTAATTACTTTAGACTGTTTGCGGGCAACCGATGGCGATCGCTTTTTGAAATTACTAGCTGCAAGTTTGCTAAATGCCTTTGATCGTCCTGAAGAGTTACTAATGTTGCAAAAGTTACTTAAGGAGCAGCCTGTTACCTTTGAAGTGACAGAACAATCTAAGACTAGGATGGTTTGGAAACTGACTACAGCAGGTATTTGGAATTTATTTCAAAATTTATTGAGCATTCCTCAGCAAATGGCAGAGTGGCTGGATTGTCGGGTAGCGATCGTGTTGCATAATTTCACCCATATTCGCTCATGGGATCGCAAAGGGGAATGGGAAGAATATTTGCGGCGGGAAATTCAACTCCAAAGTCGAGTCAGTTATGTACTGATTGCCACTGTCCCTGAACCTTGGATGCACAAGCTGAGTATTCATGTGGTGGAATTGCCTCCACTTAGCAATACCGAGCTATGTGAATGGCTAGAAGCAACGATGCAGTCCAAGGGCTTAAAATTTGCTGATTCCCAAACCCTCCAATTATTCACAGACTATATTCAAGGCAATCTGAGCGATGCGATCGCTTTGACTAGAAGAATTTGGCAAGACTGTCTTACCCAAACTAAATTCCCAACCCATAGCGAATTTTTGATTCAGTCGCACCATGTCCATCAGAATATGTTGGAGCTAATTGAAGATCTTGCCCCTACTTTTGAATCTTTAATCATGCTCTTACCACCAACACAGGTCAGGGTATTAGAGAGCTTAGCGATCGATCCGACAGTCAGTCCCCATAGTCGCGAATATATTCAAAGGCATCAACTTTCTAAGGGGGGTAGCTTGCAAGGAGCGCTAGATAGTTTGGAGCAGAAGGGTCTAGTTTATGGGGCAAAATATGGCTATCGGATTGCGCTACCCACTTTACAATTTTGGCTGAAGCAGCGCTTAGGATAA
- the mutL gene encoding DNA mismatch repair endonuclease MutL → MQNIHTLPIEVVHLIAAGEVIDSLAAVVRELAENAIDAQATRVVISIWMDSLSVQVSDNGVGMAIADLSQAATPHTTSKINNAEDLRQIHSLGFRGEALYSLAQLADLSICSRPILEPVGYQTNYDEHGNLQSPPKVVAIATGTVVTVRNLFARYPNRLQSLPNSSQQIRRVQLQIQQMAIANPQINWQVNLDNREWFTIWAGENASEILPQIINSIQSYDLAYKEFAITPNPSPEGEGGKISITLGLPDRLSRRRPDWVKIILNGRGVNFPELEQTILSSLERTLPRNRFPVCIVDLNLACDRIDWNRHPAKAEAYIQNLGDIQAQIKDGITEVLKAPESNTQTSYGSAANDLLRTAERKTSYLIPTKRENFNQPNSSLKAIAQVLDTYILAEHSGGLWLVEQHVAHERVIFERIEMQWQIVPIEQPILLQKINADGIERLQALGLEIEAFGNELWAVRSLPEILIGHQDCAVILQEMAQQDDPTMARATAACRSAIRNGTKLDLTTIRDLLWQWQQTRNPHTCPHGRPICLAIDESDLARFFRRNWLISK, encoded by the coding sequence ATGCAAAATATCCACACTCTACCTATTGAAGTTGTGCATCTAATCGCCGCAGGTGAGGTGATTGATTCCTTAGCGGCAGTAGTTAGGGAACTTGCGGAAAATGCGATCGATGCCCAAGCAACGCGGGTTGTGATTTCGATTTGGATGGATTCATTATCGGTACAAGTAAGTGATAATGGCGTGGGTATGGCGATCGCCGATTTGTCCCAAGCTGCCACTCCACACACAACTAGCAAAATTAATAATGCCGAAGATTTACGCCAAATCCATAGTTTAGGCTTTCGGGGTGAAGCGCTGTATAGTCTGGCGCAACTTGCTGATTTGAGTATTTGTAGTCGTCCGATCCTAGAGCCAGTGGGCTATCAGACTAATTACGATGAGCATGGCAATTTGCAATCTCCGCCCAAAGTAGTGGCGATCGCAACGGGGACAGTCGTAACCGTTCGCAATCTCTTTGCACGCTATCCCAATCGCTTACAGTCTTTACCGAATAGCTCCCAACAGATTCGCAGGGTGCAGTTGCAAATTCAGCAGATGGCGATCGCCAATCCCCAGATAAATTGGCAAGTAAATCTGGACAATCGCGAATGGTTCACAATTTGGGCAGGCGAGAATGCGAGTGAGATTTTGCCACAAATCATTAATTCGATTCAGTCCTATGACTTAGCTTATAAAGAATTTGCCATCACCCCCAATCCCTCTCCCGAAGGAGAGGGAGGTAAAATCTCGATCACCCTTGGACTGCCCGATCGCCTATCACGTCGTCGTCCCGATTGGGTAAAAATTATTCTGAATGGTCGGGGGGTAAATTTTCCTGAACTAGAGCAAACTATTCTTTCGAGTTTAGAGAGAACTTTACCGCGCAATCGTTTTCCCGTTTGCATTGTGGATCTTAATTTAGCCTGCGATCGCATTGATTGGAATCGTCATCCTGCTAAAGCTGAAGCCTACATTCAGAACTTAGGCGATATTCAAGCTCAAATTAAAGATGGGATTACGGAAGTTCTAAAAGCACCTGAAAGTAATACTCAGACTAGTTATGGTAGTGCTGCAAATGATCTATTAAGAACGGCGGAACGGAAAACCTCTTATTTGATCCCAACAAAGCGCGAAAACTTTAATCAGCCCAATTCTTCTCTCAAGGCGATCGCTCAAGTGCTTGATACTTACATTCTTGCCGAGCATTCAGGTGGACTATGGCTAGTGGAGCAGCATGTTGCCCATGAACGAGTAATCTTTGAAAGAATTGAAATGCAGTGGCAAATAGTCCCCATTGAACAGCCAATTCTCTTACAAAAAATTAATGCCGATGGCATTGAGAGACTGCAAGCCTTGGGCTTAGAAATCGAAGCCTTTGGTAATGAACTATGGGCAGTGCGATCGCTGCCAGAAATTCTCATTGGTCATCAAGACTGTGCGGTAATTTTGCAAGAAATGGCTCAACAGGATGATCCAACGATGGCGAGAGCAACGGCAGCTTGTCGGAGTGCCATTCGTAACGGGACAAAGCTAGATTTAACCACGATTCGCGACTTGCTCTGGCAATGGCAACAAACCCGCAATCCCCATACCTGTCCCCATGGTCGCCCGATCTGTTTAGCGATCGATGAGTCCGATCTAGCAAGGTTTTTCCGTCGCAATTGGCTCATCTCAAAATAG
- a CDS encoding LuxR C-terminal-related transcriptional regulator, translating to MPESLNSNRLLFDLHQIAQIAQTFSGCLEPEVIAHQLTEGLIQKFGIALARVWLLETNEQFLKLVASSGMYSHTNGGFSRVPLGAYKVGKIAQNRISFLSNNLAEESWVGNREWAIANHIRGFVGYPLMIRGRVLGVLANFSREPLAPEFLEILQTLCTMTSLALDTALQYQQEKQVWSSSSIFPVFSRLPLSEQLATILSSTRITLVGAERSLSLPITYVFLQTAEILNQFGCAYCCLSYQRDNVSLEAIVPANDLAVPFQDQPQTQHIDSIFSELFPIISCLGGVLSKQFLDTQRSIQLSLSIPYPSVKTSQNIHIKCKSPVLQTAFTHLAFLAGLTVINNLEFLSGTFSETALEDIENPDSQIPLLTDDISAVHRAKYVIWIQQANHPMPSGVQAKIDLEIAPEQLCEVVNAVMRGESWGLEANKDLLPLLSERELEIMQLLAKGLRDRAIAKQLVISESTVKFHINNTLAKLKAKTRLQALHIAIVNDWILF from the coding sequence ATGCCTGAGTCACTTAATTCAAATAGACTTCTATTTGATTTGCATCAAATTGCTCAGATTGCCCAAACATTTTCTGGATGTCTAGAGCCAGAAGTGATCGCCCATCAGTTAACAGAGGGGTTAATCCAGAAGTTTGGCATAGCCTTAGCACGGGTTTGGTTACTAGAAACAAATGAACAATTCCTAAAACTAGTGGCTTCATCGGGTATGTATAGCCACACTAATGGTGGGTTTAGTAGAGTGCCTTTAGGAGCCTATAAAGTTGGCAAAATTGCTCAAAATCGCATTTCCTTTTTAAGTAATAATCTTGCTGAAGAGTCGTGGGTTGGTAATCGAGAATGGGCGATCGCCAATCATATTCGTGGATTTGTCGGTTATCCTTTGATGATTAGAGGTAGAGTTTTAGGAGTTCTTGCTAACTTTAGTCGCGAACCTTTAGCACCTGAGTTTCTAGAGATTCTGCAAACACTCTGTACGATGACCAGTCTTGCTCTAGATACTGCCCTGCAATATCAGCAGGAAAAGCAAGTATGGTCATCTTCGTCAATATTTCCAGTCTTTAGCCGATTGCCTCTATCGGAGCAATTAGCAACTATTTTGAGTTCAACTCGTATTACCCTAGTCGGAGCTGAGCGATCGCTTTCACTGCCAATTACTTATGTGTTTCTCCAAACTGCGGAGATTTTAAACCAATTTGGATGTGCTTATTGTTGTCTCAGCTATCAGAGAGATAATGTTAGTTTAGAGGCAATTGTGCCAGCAAATGATCTTGCTGTTCCGTTTCAAGATCAACCTCAAACTCAACATATTGATTCTATATTTAGTGAGTTATTCCCCATTATTTCTTGTTTGGGAGGAGTACTCAGTAAGCAATTTCTAGATACCCAACGCAGTATTCAGCTATCCCTATCAATCCCCTATCCTAGCGTTAAGACTTCGCAGAATATCCACATCAAATGTAAATCCCCTGTTTTACAAACAGCTTTTACCCATCTGGCATTTTTAGCAGGATTAACGGTAATCAATAATTTAGAATTTCTCTCAGGAACTTTCTCAGAAACAGCTTTGGAAGACATAGAGAATCCTGACTCTCAAATTCCTCTCCTTACAGACGATATTAGTGCTGTTCATAGGGCTAAGTATGTAATTTGGATCCAGCAAGCCAACCATCCTATGCCATCAGGAGTACAGGCAAAGATCGATCTGGAGATCGCGCCCGAACAGTTATGTGAAGTTGTAAATGCCGTGATGCGAGGAGAATCTTGGGGACTTGAAGCTAATAAAGATTTGCTGCCGTTGCTCTCAGAACGCGAGTTAGAAATTATGCAGTTATTGGCAAAGGGTTTACGCGATCGCGCGATCGCCAAACAACTGGTGATCAGCGAAAGTACGGTTAAATTTCACATCAACAATACTCTTGCGAAACTCAAGGCGAAAACTCGATTACAAGCACTGCATATAGCAATAGTAAATGACTGGATTCTATTTTGA
- a CDS encoding adenylate/guanylate cyclase domain-containing protein yields the protein MLKLFNSSQTKLAQAVTSLSHYEIGDREKEHFLNFLQNPDSRFLYHVNPRLIAEQLQISERDTLKLLVVALKEGIMTLNWDIQCPMCQGVDFAATQLGKLRTFHICPVCHHKHESDADHQVRVTFSIDERLRSLPKEANDPEFRKQIDDKYGVVSGHRLLTLQIFRELFPRETIPPNESLLIRQVTILFTDLAGSTALYSQRGDSQAYSLVRQHFNLLFQIVDQHNGAVIKTIGDAIMASFTSPDDGLKAAITMQEAMQYFNQQFESTEPQLILKIGIHAGACISVNLNERSDYFGTTVNTAARVEGLSQGNDIVFTESLLSHAQALANAGNYYFQKSSANLKGLSEPLTVFHMNISAIMHPLPSN from the coding sequence ATGCTAAAACTTTTTAATTCATCTCAGACAAAGCTCGCACAAGCAGTTACGTCTCTCAGTCACTATGAAATTGGCGATCGCGAAAAAGAGCATTTTCTTAATTTCCTCCAAAATCCTGATAGCCGATTTCTTTATCACGTCAATCCACGCCTAATTGCTGAGCAATTACAGATATCAGAGCGTGACACCTTGAAATTGTTAGTAGTTGCCCTAAAAGAAGGGATTATGACCCTAAATTGGGATATTCAATGTCCTATGTGTCAAGGCGTAGATTTTGCGGCAACGCAATTAGGCAAGTTGAGAACATTCCATATCTGTCCCGTCTGTCACCACAAGCATGAATCCGATGCCGATCATCAGGTAAGAGTCACATTTAGCATTGATGAAAGATTGCGATCGCTACCCAAGGAAGCCAACGATCCCGAATTTCGGAAACAGATTGATGACAAATATGGTGTAGTTTCAGGACATCGCCTCTTAACATTACAGATATTTCGCGAACTATTTCCCCGTGAAACTATTCCACCGAATGAGAGCTTACTAATTCGCCAAGTCACGATTTTATTTACGGATTTAGCTGGCTCGACTGCTCTCTATAGTCAAAGAGGTGATTCCCAAGCCTATAGTTTAGTCCGTCAACATTTCAACCTTCTCTTTCAAATCGTTGATCAGCATAATGGAGCTGTGATCAAAACTATTGGGGATGCGATTATGGCAAGTTTTACCTCACCTGATGATGGGTTGAAAGCAGCGATCACAATGCAAGAGGCTATGCAGTATTTTAATCAACAATTTGAATCAACAGAGCCGCAACTCATTCTCAAAATTGGTATTCATGCGGGGGCTTGCATTAGCGTTAACCTCAATGAACGCTCTGATTATTTCGGTACAACGGTAAATACCGCCGCTAGAGTCGAAGGACTCAGCCAAGGCAATGACATTGTATTCACTGAATCATTGCTGAGCCACGCACAGGCGCTCGCTAATGCAGGCAATTACTATTTTCAAAAGAGTTCGGCAAATTTAAAAGGATTAAGCGAACCTCTCACTGTCTTTCATATGAATATTTCTGCCATCATGCATCCATTGCCAAGCAACTAG